A stretch of the Bacillus licheniformis DSM 13 = ATCC 14580 genome encodes the following:
- a CDS encoding UDP-N-acetylmuramoyl-tripeptide--D-alanyl-D-alanine ligase yields the protein MITRTVKEIAEMSEGVLTNEAFEGRLIKGVSTDSRKLAKGQLFIPLAGERFNGHVFAEQAFQEGVAAVLWNRSEPNPPEGKPVILVDDTLEALQKLAKAYRNQLDVKVVGVTGSNGKTTTKDMIHAVLGTEYKVHKTEGNYNNHIGLPLTILAMPEDTEVAILEMGMSAKGEIDFLTRLARPDIAVITNIGESHLLELGSREGIAEAKLEIVNGLSKEGTLIYVGDEPLLTERLNQPPYDTKTFGEDPAFDYQLEDMTQTEEGTAFRVRGIENGFFIPVLGKHNVKNALAAIAAGDLLNVSRAHIAEGLTKLKVTGMRLELVKTPDGVAIINDAYNASPTSMKAAIELVEQMKGYGKKILVLGDMLELGEGEKAFHEEIGQAVNPDSIDFLFTYGELGAYIAKGALKHFPEHRVLHFNPEEKDSLKKTLKEKANTGDLILVKASRGMRLEDVIKDL from the coding sequence ATGATAACAAGAACGGTAAAAGAAATTGCTGAAATGTCGGAAGGCGTTTTGACGAATGAAGCTTTTGAAGGGCGTCTCATCAAAGGCGTCTCAACCGATTCGAGAAAACTGGCGAAAGGCCAACTGTTTATTCCGCTTGCAGGCGAGCGGTTCAACGGACACGTTTTTGCAGAGCAGGCTTTTCAGGAAGGCGTTGCGGCCGTGCTGTGGAACCGAAGTGAACCGAATCCTCCGGAAGGGAAGCCGGTCATTTTAGTTGACGATACGCTGGAAGCGCTGCAGAAGCTTGCGAAGGCATACAGGAATCAGCTGGACGTAAAAGTCGTCGGCGTGACCGGTTCAAACGGAAAAACGACGACAAAAGACATGATTCATGCTGTTTTGGGCACTGAGTATAAAGTGCATAAGACAGAAGGAAACTACAATAACCATATCGGCCTGCCCCTGACGATTCTGGCGATGCCCGAAGACACAGAAGTCGCCATTTTGGAAATGGGGATGAGCGCCAAAGGAGAAATCGATTTTCTCACTCGTCTGGCGCGGCCTGATATTGCAGTCATTACAAACATTGGTGAATCACACCTCCTTGAACTCGGATCAAGAGAAGGAATTGCAGAGGCGAAGCTCGAAATTGTCAATGGGCTTTCAAAAGAAGGCACACTCATTTATGTCGGAGATGAACCGCTGCTCACCGAAAGGCTGAACCAGCCGCCTTACGATACAAAGACGTTTGGAGAGGATCCGGCTTTCGATTATCAGCTTGAGGATATGACACAGACTGAAGAGGGGACGGCATTCCGCGTGAGAGGAATCGAAAACGGGTTCTTCATCCCGGTCCTTGGAAAGCATAATGTGAAAAACGCATTAGCCGCGATTGCGGCCGGAGACCTCTTGAATGTCAGCCGCGCTCACATTGCAGAAGGGCTGACTAAACTGAAAGTGACCGGAATGCGGCTTGAGCTAGTAAAGACGCCGGACGGCGTTGCGATCATTAATGACGCCTATAATGCCAGCCCGACATCGATGAAAGCGGCGATCGAGCTTGTCGAACAGATGAAGGGATACGGCAAGAAGATTCTTGTTCTCGGCGATATGCTGGAGCTCGGAGAAGGAGAAAAAGCGTTTCATGAAGAAATCGGGCAGGCGGTCAACCCGGACTCGATCGACTTTTTATTTACGTATGGAGAACTCGGTGCATATATTGCAAAAGGGGCGCTTAAACATTTCCCGGAACACCGCGTCCTTCATTTCAACCCGGAAGAAAAAGACAGTTTGAAAAAGACACTGAAAGAAAAAGCGAATACAGGGGATTTAATCCTCGTCAAAGCGTCCAGAGGCATGCGCCTTGAGGATGTTATAAAAGATTTGTAA
- a CDS encoding alpha/beta hydrolase, producing the protein MIGCLCIHGFTGAPYELEPLASHLKQTADWQVEMITLPGHGEMPVLKGVCFQEWIACAEVELIRLLKTCDTVFLIGFSMGGMIAGYLAGKYPVSRLVLLSAAAQYISPGQLIQDLKNVIKDSLQGKLEDNLLYKRYKQKLTSTPVSSAFQFRKLVKMTKPALKNLRIPVLIVQGECDAIVPVSSAYYLYETIPSEEKELCLLPESKHHVCLEENSSILFQTVEAFLKKTPIESIKK; encoded by the coding sequence ATGATAGGATGTTTATGCATTCACGGATTTACCGGAGCGCCGTATGAATTGGAACCGCTGGCTTCTCATTTAAAACAAACGGCAGATTGGCAAGTTGAAATGATCACGCTCCCCGGGCACGGTGAGATGCCGGTTTTAAAAGGCGTCTGTTTTCAGGAATGGATCGCTTGTGCTGAAGTGGAGCTCATCCGCTTGTTGAAAACGTGTGATACGGTATTTTTAATCGGATTTTCAATGGGCGGGATGATTGCCGGCTATTTAGCCGGAAAATATCCGGTCAGCCGCCTTGTCCTGTTGAGTGCGGCCGCCCAGTACATCAGCCCGGGACAGCTGATCCAGGATTTGAAGAATGTGATCAAAGATTCACTGCAAGGCAAGCTAGAGGATAATCTGCTTTACAAAAGGTACAAACAAAAGCTGACAAGCACTCCGGTGTCTTCTGCATTTCAGTTTCGCAAGCTCGTCAAGATGACAAAGCCTGCATTGAAAAACCTCCGGATCCCTGTGCTCATTGTTCAGGGGGAGTGTGATGCCATCGTGCCGGTGTCAAGCGCGTATTACTTGTATGAAACCATTCCTTCCGAAGAAAAAGAGCTGTGCCTCTTGCCGGAATCCAAGCACCATGTCTGCCTTGAAGAAAACTCCTCTATCCTATTTCAAACCGTTGAGGCGTTCCTCAAAAAAACGCCGATTGAATCTATAAAAAAATAA
- the cshA gene encoding degradosome RNA helicase CshA, with protein sequence MTITFQDFQLSSDLTKAIKRMGFEEATPIQAQTIPLGLANKDVIGQAQTGTGKTAAFGIPLVEKINPESPNIQAIVIAPTRELAIQVSEELYKIGQDKRARVLPIYGGQDIGRQIRALKKNPHIIVGTPGRLLDHINRRTMRLQTVNTVVLDEADEMLNMGFIEDIESILSNVPAEHQTLLFSATMPAPIKRIAERFMTNPEHVKVKAKEMTVSNIQQFYLEVHERKKFDTLTRLLDIQSPELAIVFGRTKRRVDELTEALNLRGYTAEGIHGDLTQAKRMVALRKFKQGAIEVLVATDVAARGLDISGVTHVYNFDVPQDPESYVHRIGRTGRAGKTGMAMTFITPREKDMLRAIEQTTKRKMDRMKAPTLDEAIEGQQQVTVDRIRTIIEENNLNFYMTAAAELLEDHDSVTVVAAAIKMMTKEPDNTPVRLTEEAPLRTKRNKNHHHRSSKRRDGGGYRGKNNRSSYDKKRSSNDRRQKKSYNS encoded by the coding sequence TTGACAATAACGTTTCAAGATTTTCAATTAAGTTCTGATCTCACAAAAGCAATCAAGCGTATGGGATTTGAAGAGGCAACACCGATTCAGGCACAAACGATTCCACTCGGCCTTGCAAATAAAGATGTGATCGGACAAGCGCAAACGGGAACAGGAAAAACGGCTGCATTTGGCATCCCCCTTGTTGAGAAAATCAACCCCGAGTCTCCTAACATTCAAGCCATTGTTATCGCACCTACTCGTGAACTAGCCATTCAAGTTTCTGAAGAGCTATATAAAATTGGACAGGATAAACGCGCTCGCGTGCTGCCGATTTACGGAGGACAGGATATCGGACGCCAGATTCGCGCGCTTAAGAAAAACCCTCATATTATCGTCGGCACACCTGGTCGTCTGCTTGACCATATCAACCGCCGCACAATGCGTCTTCAAACAGTGAACACCGTTGTGCTTGATGAAGCGGATGAAATGCTGAACATGGGATTCATCGAAGATATCGAATCCATCCTTTCCAATGTGCCTGCTGAACACCAGACATTGCTGTTTTCTGCAACAATGCCTGCTCCGATTAAGCGGATTGCAGAACGTTTCATGACCAACCCGGAGCACGTAAAAGTGAAAGCAAAAGAAATGACAGTATCAAACATCCAGCAGTTCTACCTAGAAGTTCATGAACGCAAAAAGTTTGATACGCTGACACGCCTTCTTGACATCCAGTCTCCGGAATTGGCGATCGTATTCGGCCGGACAAAGCGCCGTGTCGATGAACTGACAGAAGCGCTTAATCTGCGCGGGTATACAGCTGAAGGAATTCACGGAGATTTGACCCAGGCGAAGCGGATGGTTGCACTCCGGAAATTTAAGCAAGGCGCGATTGAAGTGCTCGTTGCGACAGACGTTGCGGCTCGCGGCCTTGATATTTCAGGTGTAACGCACGTCTACAACTTCGATGTGCCGCAAGATCCTGAGAGCTATGTTCACCGCATCGGAAGAACGGGACGCGCGGGCAAAACAGGAATGGCGATGACCTTCATTACACCGCGTGAAAAGGATATGCTGCGCGCCATCGAGCAGACGACAAAACGCAAAATGGACCGCATGAAAGCACCGACTCTCGATGAGGCCATTGAAGGACAGCAGCAGGTGACGGTTGACCGCATCCGGACGATCATCGAGGAAAATAACCTGAACTTCTATATGACGGCTGCAGCGGAATTATTGGAAGACCATGATTCTGTGACAGTTGTTGCGGCTGCCATTAAAATGATGACTAAAGAGCCGGACAACACACCTGTCCGTTTGACGGAAGAGGCTCCGCTCAGAACGAAGCGAAACAAAAATCACCACCACCGTTCATCAAAACGCAGAGACGGCGGCGGCTACAGAGGAAAGAACAATCGTTCATCTTATGATAAAAAGCGTTCTTCGAATGACAGACGCCAAAAAAAATCATATAATTCATAA
- a CDS encoding PH domain-containing protein, whose translation MRSEPKNQISRDGVKVWRITACITSFVLMLAAAGLIAAGVIFKWPVWIGILSAAVWLGISFVIIIMIPNIRHRVWRYEVHENEIDIQHGIFVVTRVIVPMVRVQHVDTSQGPILRKYNLASVQISTAATTHSIPALDVEEADQLRDSISRLARVTEDDV comes from the coding sequence TTGAGAAGCGAGCCGAAAAATCAAATCAGCCGTGATGGCGTTAAAGTCTGGAGAATCACGGCTTGTATCACATCATTCGTTTTAATGCTGGCTGCAGCAGGCCTGATTGCCGCCGGGGTGATATTTAAGTGGCCGGTATGGATCGGCATTTTGTCAGCGGCCGTTTGGCTGGGGATTTCATTTGTCATCATTATCATGATTCCGAATATCCGCCACAGAGTCTGGCGCTACGAAGTCCATGAGAACGAAATTGATATTCAGCACGGCATCTTTGTGGTGACCCGCGTGATCGTTCCGATGGTCAGAGTCCAGCATGTTGATACATCGCAGGGCCCCATCCTCAGAAAATATAATCTCGCCTCCGTGCAAATTTCAACAGCAGCGACGACCCATTCCATTCCCGCTTTGGATGTTGAAGAGGCCGATCAGCTCAGAGATTCCATTTCCAGGCTGGCAAGGGTGACTGAAGATGATGTCTGA
- a CDS encoding PH domain-containing protein translates to MMSEPRRMHPAAVILNFIKGLVETVKNFIIPFGVVIFLNQSQTVKMIAIAAAVLFFIALVVTSIIKWSKFTYRIEEDELRIEEGLINKKKRYIPIERIQTINTSAGLIQQMFKLVKLQVETASGGTEAEVSLVAITQAEAERIQQALFERKKAAEDTGTDVPVPLEETAEEAEEAEEPVMMYKMTGQELLTAASTSSGIGVIISGVFAFFTQVDDFFDLDWLYDRFAFLNSAGAAVIALAAFVALFIAWLLSIVGMLLKYANFTVVRKEKEIVISRGLIEKQQITIPLQRIQAIKIKESLIRQPFGLAAVTIVSAGGNVLEEDKSAILFPIISKKIINQRLGEFIPDYAPEDDLNRLPKRALRRYILRASWPVLAVVPLSILFPPWGYLSAVLIPFYWIIGYFSYRDAGWKISGSKIIMSSRFIGRTTAVIQRRRMQVFEVSRSYFQRRKQLVSIHTSTKSSVLMEKFSVADVEEKDSDDIIAWYSYEKRVNG, encoded by the coding sequence ATGATGTCTGAACCGAGACGCATGCACCCTGCCGCCGTCATTCTCAACTTTATCAAAGGCCTTGTTGAGACGGTTAAAAATTTTATCATTCCATTTGGCGTGGTGATTTTTTTAAATCAATCGCAAACAGTCAAAATGATAGCGATCGCCGCGGCCGTGCTGTTTTTCATTGCTTTGGTTGTGACGAGCATCATCAAGTGGAGCAAATTTACATACCGTATCGAAGAGGATGAATTGCGAATAGAGGAAGGCTTGATCAATAAGAAAAAAAGGTATATTCCGATCGAACGGATTCAAACGATCAACACAAGCGCAGGCCTCATTCAACAAATGTTCAAGCTGGTGAAGCTTCAAGTCGAAACGGCAAGCGGAGGAACGGAAGCGGAAGTTTCCCTGGTCGCCATTACCCAGGCAGAAGCCGAACGTATTCAGCAAGCGCTTTTCGAAAGGAAAAAAGCGGCGGAAGACACGGGGACCGATGTCCCGGTTCCGCTGGAAGAAACTGCTGAAGAGGCGGAGGAAGCGGAAGAGCCGGTAATGATGTACAAAATGACCGGCCAGGAGCTCTTAACCGCCGCTTCAACCTCAAGCGGCATCGGCGTTATTATTTCAGGGGTATTCGCTTTTTTCACTCAAGTCGATGATTTCTTTGATTTGGATTGGCTGTATGACCGCTTTGCTTTTTTGAACAGCGCAGGTGCCGCCGTCATCGCATTGGCCGCCTTTGTTGCCCTTTTCATCGCATGGCTGCTCAGCATCGTCGGGATGCTTTTGAAATATGCGAATTTTACTGTCGTGCGTAAAGAGAAAGAAATCGTCATTTCCAGAGGGCTGATTGAAAAGCAACAAATCACGATTCCGCTCCAGCGGATTCAAGCGATTAAAATCAAGGAGAGCCTGATCAGGCAGCCTTTTGGACTTGCAGCCGTCACGATCGTCAGCGCAGGCGGAAACGTCCTGGAAGAAGATAAATCAGCCATCTTATTTCCAATCATCAGCAAAAAAATAATCAATCAGCGTCTCGGCGAATTCATTCCGGATTATGCGCCGGAAGACGATTTGAACCGCTTGCCGAAACGCGCGCTGCGCCGCTATATCCTGCGCGCATCCTGGCCGGTTCTCGCCGTCGTTCCGCTTTCCATTCTGTTTCCGCCATGGGGCTATTTGTCCGCTGTATTGATTCCTTTTTACTGGATCATCGGCTATTTCTCATACCGCGATGCCGGATGGAAGATCAGCGGCAGCAAAATCATCATGTCATCGCGCTTCATCGGCAGAACAACCGCTGTCATTCAACGCAGGCGCATGCAGGTTTTCGAAGTCAGCCGCTCGTATTTCCAGCGCAGAAAACAGCTTGTTTCGATTCATACATCAACAAAATCGTCTGTTTTAATGGAGAAGTTTTCGGTGGCTGATGTTGAGGAGAAAGATTCGGACGATATCATTGCATGGTATTCATATGAAAAAAGAGTGAACGGTTAA
- a CDS encoding rhomboid family intramembrane serine protease encodes MFIRTENFQTFIRLYPVTSAILALQLAIWILFLFPFTAVQMWSDLLIGFNWGIANGEWWRFVTPIFIHAGFGHLLFNSMSIFLFAPGLERMLGKLKFLIVYIGAGVIGNIGTYFIEPLEYMHVGASGAIFGLFGVYLYIVLFRKELMGSANSQIIVTILAISVLMTFVNQNINMMAHIFGLLGGLALAPPLLNKRVNGF; translated from the coding sequence ATGTTTATCAGAACAGAAAATTTTCAGACGTTTATCAGGCTCTACCCGGTCACATCCGCCATATTGGCCCTGCAGCTTGCCATTTGGATTCTTTTTTTATTTCCGTTTACGGCCGTACAGATGTGGTCTGATTTATTGATTGGCTTTAACTGGGGAATAGCGAACGGAGAATGGTGGAGGTTTGTGACGCCAATCTTTATTCACGCCGGTTTCGGCCACCTGCTCTTTAATTCGATGTCGATCTTTTTGTTTGCCCCCGGGCTGGAACGAATGCTCGGGAAACTCAAGTTTCTCATCGTTTATATCGGAGCAGGAGTGATTGGCAATATCGGCACATATTTCATCGAACCGCTGGAGTATATGCATGTCGGCGCTTCGGGAGCCATTTTCGGCTTGTTCGGCGTGTACCTGTACATCGTGCTGTTTAGAAAAGAGCTGATGGGGAGCGCCAATTCCCAAATCATCGTCACCATCCTCGCCATTTCGGTTTTGATGACGTTTGTAAACCAAAATATCAATATGATGGCGCACATCTTCGGTCTGCTGGGCGGACTCGCCTTGGCTCCGCCATTGTTAAACAAAAGAGTGAACGGCTTTTAA
- a CDS encoding LolA family protein: MLSACGQKSQEDVVTGLDKKAKEYTSYKAKAKMTIETGNEPQEYNVEIWHKKPSLYRVYLENPKKDQSQVILRNENGVFVLTPSLNKSFRFHSDWPNNSSQVYLFESLVKDVKNDGEASFSAKDSKYIFETKTNYQHNQMLPTQEIVFHKKTMAPSSVKVMDTDRKPMVKVEFTSFEFDKPLDKDSFDEKKNMTLSQIDVATSADVSDSFAVKTPLDVPQGVKKLEEKEMATEDGKRIVITYGGEKSFTLIQEKARVAKTSTSVSMNGEPVDLGFTVGALTDKSLSWTYDGVDYFISSEDLSQDELLMVAKSMQGQSSK, translated from the coding sequence ATGCTTTCTGCCTGCGGCCAAAAATCGCAAGAAGATGTTGTGACGGGGCTCGACAAGAAGGCAAAAGAATACACGTCCTATAAGGCAAAAGCGAAAATGACCATTGAAACGGGAAATGAACCGCAGGAGTACAACGTGGAAATCTGGCATAAAAAACCTTCTCTTTACCGGGTCTATTTGGAAAACCCGAAAAAAGACCAGAGCCAGGTGATCTTGCGCAATGAAAACGGCGTGTTTGTTTTGACTCCGTCGCTGAATAAAAGCTTCCGCTTTCACAGCGACTGGCCCAATAACAGCAGCCAGGTATACTTATTCGAATCGCTCGTAAAGGATGTCAAAAATGATGGGGAAGCTTCTTTTTCCGCAAAGGATTCAAAATACATTTTTGAAACGAAAACGAATTATCAGCATAATCAGATGCTGCCGACTCAGGAAATCGTTTTCCATAAAAAGACCATGGCTCCTTCATCGGTTAAAGTGATGGATACCGACCGCAAACCGATGGTAAAGGTTGAGTTTACAAGCTTTGAATTCGATAAGCCGCTCGATAAAGACTCTTTTGATGAAAAGAAAAATATGACGCTGTCTCAAATTGACGTAGCGACAAGCGCTGACGTGTCAGACTCTTTCGCTGTCAAAACGCCGCTCGATGTGCCTCAGGGCGTGAAAAAGCTTGAAGAGAAAGAGATGGCGACTGAAGACGGCAAACGGATCGTCATCACATATGGCGGTGAAAAATCCTTTACATTGATTCAGGAAAAAGCCCGCGTCGCCAAAACATCCACTTCCGTATCCATGAACGGAGAGCCCGTTGACCTCGGCTTCACGGTCGGCGCACTGACGGATAAATCGTTGTCATGGACATATGACGGAGTCGATTACTTTATCTCATCAGAAGATCTTTCTCAAGATGAACTTCTGATGGTTGCAAAAAGCATGCAGGGACAGTCTTCGAAATAG
- the alr gene encoding alanine racemase encodes MSLKPFYRKTWAEIDLTALKENVRNMKRHIGEHVRLMAVVKANAYGHGDAQVAKAALAEGASILAVALLDEALSLRAQGIEEPILVLGAVPTEYASIAAEKRIIVTGYSVGWLKDVLGFLNEAEAPLEYHLKIDTGMGRLGCKTEEEIKEMMEMTESNDKLNCTGVFTHFATADEKDTDYFNMQLDRFKELISPLPLDRLMVHSSNSAAGLRFREQLFNAVRFGIGMYGLAPSTEIKDELPFRLREVFSLHTELTHVKKIKKGESVSYGATYTAQRDEWIGTVPVGYADGWLRRLAGTEVLIDGKRQKIAGRICMDQFMISLAEEYPVGTKVTLIGKQKDEWISVDEIAQNLQTINYEITCMISSRVPRMFLENGSIMEIRNPILPDQS; translated from the coding sequence ATGAGCTTAAAACCATTCTATAGAAAGACATGGGCCGAAATCGATTTAACGGCTTTAAAAGAAAACGTCCGCAATATGAAGCGGCACATCGGCGAGCATGTCCGCCTGATGGCCGTCGTTAAAGCGAATGCCTACGGACACGGGGATGCACAGGTAGCGAAGGCGGCTCTTGCAGAAGGGGCGTCCATTCTTGCTGTGGCTTTATTGGATGAAGCGCTTTCGCTGAGGGCGCAGGGGATTGAAGAACCGATTCTTGTCCTCGGTGCAGTGCCGACCGAATATGCAAGCATTGCCGCGGAAAAGCGCATTATCGTGACTGGCTACTCCGTCGGCTGGCTGAAAGACGTGCTCGGTTTTCTGAATGAGGCCGAAGCTCCTCTTGAATATCATTTGAAGATCGACACGGGCATGGGCCGCCTTGGCTGCAAAACGGAAGAAGAGATCAAAGAAATGATGGAGATGACCGAATCGAACGATAAGCTCAATTGTACGGGCGTGTTCACTCATTTCGCCACGGCGGACGAAAAGGACACCGATTATTTCAACATGCAGCTTGACCGCTTTAAAGAGCTGATCAGCCCCCTCCCGCTTGACCGTTTGATGGTGCATTCGTCAAACAGCGCCGCGGGTCTGCGCTTCAGGGAACAGCTATTTAATGCCGTCCGCTTCGGCATCGGCATGTACGGTTTGGCGCCGTCAACCGAAATAAAAGACGAGCTGCCGTTTCGTCTGCGGGAAGTGTTTTCGCTTCATACCGAACTCACCCATGTGAAAAAAATTAAAAAAGGCGAGAGCGTCAGCTACGGGGCGACATATACAGCTCAGCGCGACGAATGGATCGGGACAGTCCCCGTCGGGTATGCCGACGGATGGCTGAGGCGCCTGGCCGGAACGGAAGTGCTGATCGACGGAAAACGCCAAAAAATAGCAGGGAGAATCTGCATGGACCAGTTCATGATTTCCCTTGCCGAAGAATACCCTGTCGGCACAAAGGTTACCTTGATCGGAAAGCAAAAAGACGAATGGATCTCAGTCGACGAAATCGCCCAAAATTTGCAGACGATCAATTATGAAATTACCTGTATGATAAGTTCAAGGGTGCCCCGTATGTTTTTGGAAAATGGGAGTATAATGGAAATAAGGAATCCGATCTTGCCTGATCAATCCTGA
- a CDS encoding CopG family ribbon-helix-helix protein, translated as MSESSATTEILIRLPEALVSELDGVVMQDNGSRNELIYQATKMYLRERKNRQIRESMRRGYMEMAKINLNISSEAQFAEYEAENTVERLVSGG; from the coding sequence TTGTCTGAATCCAGCGCAACAACTGAAATATTGATTCGCTTGCCAGAAGCTTTAGTATCAGAACTGGATGGTGTCGTCATGCAAGATAACGGGAGCAGAAATGAACTGATTTACCAAGCCACAAAAATGTATTTACGCGAACGCAAAAATCGACAAATTCGGGAATCGATGAGACGCGGTTATATGGAGATGGCCAAGATCAATTTGAACATCTCTTCTGAGGCTCAATTTGCAGAGTATGAGGCTGAAAACACAGTAGAGCGCTTAGTAAGCGGAGGATAA
- the ndoA gene encoding type II toxin-antitoxin system endoribonuclease NdoA has protein sequence MIVKRGDVYFADLSPVVGSEQGGVRPVLVIQNNIGNRFSPTAIVAAITAQIQKAKLPTHVEIDAKRYGFERDSVILLEQIRTIDKQRLTDKITHLDDEMMEKVNEALQISLALIDF, from the coding sequence TTGATTGTTAAACGCGGCGATGTTTATTTTGCTGACCTATCTCCTGTTGTTGGCTCAGAACAAGGCGGGGTGCGCCCGGTTTTAGTGATTCAAAACAACATCGGCAATCGCTTCAGCCCAACTGCTATTGTTGCAGCCATAACAGCCCAAATACAGAAAGCAAAATTACCTACCCACGTCGAAATTGATGCGAAACGCTACGGTTTTGAAAGAGACTCCGTTATATTGCTCGAACAAATTCGGACGATTGACAAGCAAAGATTAACGGACAAAATCACCCATCTCGATGATGAAATGATGGAAAAGGTCAACGAAGCCTTACAAATCAGTTTGGCACTCATTGATTTTTAA
- a CDS encoding RsbT co-antagonist protein RsbRA, translating into MSNQAVLKFISEHQNVLAGNLADILKDLNSNMTNVKLTEHMYETISNEYIHILMNESGDGNEKSIDTIYQFSSKAVQLGVPLKLLSSGLSAFWKHLYYEMNKDVPEDQQCYDLIWEIDKFIEPINSEILNQYAISWEKTVALQKVALQELSAPLIPVFENITVMPLVGTIDTERAKKIMENLLSGVVKHRSEVVLIDITGVPVVDTMVAHHIMQASEAVRLVGAKCLLVGIRPEIAQTIVNLGIDLTQVITKNTLQKGIQTALEMTDRKIVSLEE; encoded by the coding sequence ATGTCGAATCAAGCGGTGTTAAAATTTATCTCGGAACACCAAAATGTACTCGCCGGGAATTTGGCGGATATTCTGAAAGACTTAAACAGCAACATGACAAACGTGAAGCTGACTGAACACATGTATGAGACGATCAGCAATGAATATATTCATATCCTCATGAATGAGTCCGGGGACGGGAATGAAAAATCGATCGACACCATCTACCAGTTCTCTTCAAAAGCCGTACAGCTCGGCGTTCCGCTGAAGCTGCTGTCGTCGGGATTATCAGCTTTTTGGAAGCACCTTTACTATGAAATGAACAAGGATGTGCCGGAAGATCAGCAGTGCTATGATTTGATTTGGGAAATCGATAAATTTATCGAACCGATCAACAGCGAAATCTTGAATCAGTATGCGATCTCCTGGGAGAAAACCGTTGCTCTGCAAAAGGTCGCATTACAGGAGCTCTCGGCGCCGCTGATCCCGGTTTTTGAAAATATTACGGTGATGCCGCTTGTCGGCACGATCGATACGGAGCGGGCCAAAAAGATTATGGAAAACCTGTTGAGCGGCGTCGTCAAACACCGGTCTGAAGTCGTGCTCATTGACATTACGGGCGTGCCTGTCGTCGATACGATGGTCGCACACCACATCATGCAGGCTTCCGAAGCCGTCAGACTTGTCGGAGCTAAATGCCTGCTCGTCGGAATCCGCCCGGAAATCGCGCAGACGATTGTGAATTTGGGAATCGATTTAACTCAGGTTATTACAAAAAATACCCTGCAAAAAGGAATTCAAACCGCATTAGAAATGACAGACAGAAAAATTGTTTCATTGGAGGAATAA
- a CDS encoding STAS domain-containing protein gives MRVPNIPILKLYNCLLVSIQVELDDQTALKFQEDLLNKIYETGSNGVVIDLTSVDIIDSFIAKVLGDVITMSKLMGAKVVLTGIQPAVAVTLIELGISLDEIETALDLEKGLETLQRELGE, from the coding sequence TTGAGGGTACCTAACATTCCAATTTTGAAGCTGTATAACTGTTTATTGGTATCCATTCAAGTAGAGCTCGATGACCAAACCGCTCTGAAATTCCAAGAGGACCTGCTGAACAAAATATATGAAACCGGTTCGAACGGAGTGGTGATCGATCTGACTTCAGTGGACATCATCGATTCATTCATCGCCAAAGTCCTTGGCGATGTCATTACAATGTCAAAACTGATGGGCGCCAAAGTCGTTCTGACTGGCATCCAGCCGGCTGTTGCGGTGACATTGATTGAACTCGGCATTTCTTTGGACGAGATCGAGACGGCGCTCGATCTCGAAAAGGGGCTCGAGACATTGCAGCGGGAATTGGGGGAATAA
- a CDS encoding anti-sigma regulatory factor, whose amino-acid sequence MADQSCVKILTEWDIVAARQLGRNVAKELGFGTVDQARITTAISELARNIYLYAGKGRICIEQVQEEGKKGLKIVAEDEGPGIADIKKVMEDGFSTSGGLGAGLPGVKRLMDQFELHSDAENGTDIQAVKWLR is encoded by the coding sequence ATGGCAGACCAATCCTGTGTGAAGATTTTGACTGAATGGGACATAGTGGCCGCCAGACAGCTTGGGCGAAATGTCGCAAAAGAACTGGGGTTCGGCACAGTGGACCAGGCCAGAATCACGACAGCCATCTCAGAGCTGGCGCGTAATATTTATTTGTATGCCGGAAAAGGCCGAATCTGCATCGAACAGGTTCAGGAAGAAGGAAAAAAGGGGTTGAAAATCGTAGCGGAGGATGAGGGGCCGGGAATCGCTGACATCAAAAAAGTGATGGAAGACGGTTTTTCAACCTCAGGCGGCCTCGGAGCGGGCCTGCCGGGAGTAAAGCGTCTGATGGACCAATTTGAATTGCATTCGGACGCGGAAAATGGAACGGATATACAAGCCGTAAAATGGCTGCGGTAG